Proteins encoded in a region of the Pirellulales bacterium genome:
- the glgX gene encoding glycogen debranching protein GlgX — translation MVTPTVWPGRPYPLGATWDGRGTNFALYSENATKVELCLYDAVNGHKETARIPLPDTTDMVWHAYLPDVLPGQLYGYRVTGPYKPEEGHRFNPNKVLLDPYAKAIARETKWQDEMWGYHVGDETADLSFDERDNAQYAPLAVVVDAAFTWGDDRAPQTPWNKTIIYELHVKGMTRLNQNVPEQLRGSYAGLGSEAAIRYLQDLGITAVELLPVHEHVDDRHLVEQNLVNYWGYNTLGFFAPEHMYASAGSGADSVREFKTMVRNLHSAGIEVILDVVYNHTAEGNQMGPTLSFRGIDNAAYYRLSPENRRYYVDYTGCGNTFNMRNPRVLQLIMDSLRYWVLEMHVDGFRFDLASTLARELHEVDKLGAFFDIVHQDPIVSQVKLIAEPWDLGEGGYQVGNFPVLWSEWNGKYRDCIRHFWKGDGGVASEFATRFCGSSDLYEWSSRRPHASINFVTCHDGFTLADLVSYDHKHNEANREDNRDGADDNISWNCGAEGPTDDPKILALRAKKQRAFLATLLLSQGVPMLLAGDELGHSQMGNNNTYCQDNELTWLSWDLSPEQLKLHEFVKRVIKVFHEQPVFHRRRFFHGRALKGVEAREIAWLDPSGQEMSDEAWNAPYVRCLGVQLFGQSIDVDTHGETIRGDTMLLLFNADHNHAIPFTLPTPGATSPWQLVFDTANPDAVWEPTLDGKYQLDTCAMAVFSSANEPVARPL, via the coding sequence TGGGATGGCCGCGGTACGAACTTCGCGTTGTATTCGGAGAATGCGACCAAGGTCGAGCTTTGCTTGTACGATGCGGTGAACGGTCACAAGGAGACAGCCCGCATTCCGCTTCCCGATACGACGGACATGGTCTGGCATGCCTATTTGCCCGACGTTTTGCCAGGGCAACTCTACGGTTATCGCGTGACCGGACCATACAAGCCTGAGGAAGGGCATCGCTTCAACCCTAACAAAGTGCTGCTGGATCCCTACGCCAAGGCGATTGCGCGTGAAACAAAGTGGCAGGACGAGATGTGGGGCTATCACGTCGGCGACGAGACTGCGGACCTGTCGTTCGATGAACGCGACAATGCCCAATACGCGCCGTTGGCGGTCGTCGTGGATGCGGCCTTCACCTGGGGCGATGACCGAGCGCCGCAAACCCCTTGGAACAAGACGATCATCTACGAGTTGCACGTCAAAGGCATGACGCGCTTGAATCAAAATGTGCCTGAGCAACTACGTGGGTCCTATGCGGGACTAGGGTCCGAGGCCGCGATCCGCTATCTGCAAGACCTGGGCATCACGGCCGTTGAGCTATTGCCCGTTCACGAGCACGTCGACGATCGGCACCTGGTCGAACAGAACTTGGTGAACTACTGGGGCTATAACACGCTGGGATTCTTTGCGCCCGAACACATGTACGCCTCGGCCGGCAGCGGCGCTGACTCCGTGCGCGAGTTCAAGACAATGGTGCGGAATCTGCACTCGGCCGGCATCGAAGTGATCCTGGACGTGGTCTACAACCATACCGCCGAAGGGAATCAGATGGGGCCGACCCTTTCCTTTCGCGGCATCGACAACGCTGCGTATTACCGCCTCTCGCCGGAAAACCGCCGATATTACGTCGACTATACGGGTTGCGGCAACACCTTCAACATGCGCAACCCACGCGTGTTGCAGTTGATTATGGACAGCCTGCGTTATTGGGTGCTGGAAATGCACGTCGACGGATTTCGCTTTGACCTGGCCAGTACCTTGGCCCGCGAACTGCACGAAGTCGACAAGCTGGGGGCATTCTTTGACATCGTTCACCAGGATCCGATCGTTTCGCAGGTGAAGCTGATCGCCGAGCCTTGGGACCTGGGCGAAGGTGGCTATCAGGTCGGTAACTTTCCCGTGCTGTGGTCCGAATGGAACGGTAAATACCGCGATTGCATTCGGCATTTCTGGAAAGGCGATGGCGGCGTGGCCTCGGAGTTCGCGACCCGTTTCTGCGGCTCCAGCGATTTGTACGAATGGAGCAGTCGTCGGCCGCACGCCAGCATCAATTTCGTCACCTGCCACGACGGATTCACGCTCGCCGACCTGGTCAGCTACGACCATAAGCACAACGAAGCGAACCGCGAGGACAATCGTGACGGCGCGGACGACAACATTAGTTGGAACTGTGGCGCCGAAGGACCGACCGACGATCCCAAAATCTTGGCCCTCCGCGCGAAGAAGCAACGCGCATTCTTGGCGACCTTGCTGCTTTCGCAAGGTGTGCCGATGCTGCTGGCTGGCGATGAGCTTGGCCATTCGCAAATGGGAAACAACAACACGTATTGCCAGGATAATGAACTGACGTGGCTCAGTTGGGATCTTTCGCCCGAGCAGCTTAAATTGCACGAGTTCGTGAAACGAGTCATCAAGGTTTTTCACGAGCAGCCGGTTTTTCACCGTCGCCGCTTCTTCCACGGCCGGGCGCTGAAGGGGGTCGAGGCGCGCGAAATTGCCTGGCTCGATCCGAGCGGCCAGGAAATGTCCGATGAAGCTTGGAATGCGCCTTACGTGCGATGCCTGGGCGTGCAACTGTTCGGCCAGAGCATCGACGTCGATACGCACGGCGAAACGATTCGCGGCGATACGATGTTGCTATTGTTCAATGCCGATCACAACCATGCGATACCGTTTACGCTGCCCACTCCGGGCGCGACGTCGCCTTGGCAACTCGTCTTTGATACGGCCAATCCCGATGCCGTTTGGGAACCAACGCTTGATGGCAAGTATCAACTCGATACCTGCGCGATGGCAGTTTTCAGCTCGGCGAATGAGCCGGTCGCGCGACCACTTTAA
- the eutC gene encoding ethanolamine ammonia-lyase subunit EutC: protein MTNDPIARPDAWLRLRAFTPARIALGRAGASLPTSELLDFQLSHARARDAVHAPFDSAELARRIQQLGITTICLSSAALNRQVFLTRPDLGRQLNDASRSTLAGAAVALCDQSDSSQTATPKGVDLTIVVSDGLSALAAERQVVPLLAAWLPLLRAERRTISPVVVVERGRVFVEDEIGAAFSAQVAVILIGERPGLGSPDSLGAYLVYAPRPGLSDAHRNCVSNIRPQGLSPENAAQKLHYLFRESLARQLSGIALKDESLAIDRASQDPPVDDARLLTDG, encoded by the coding sequence TTGACGAACGATCCGATCGCACGTCCCGACGCATGGCTACGACTGCGAGCGTTCACGCCAGCGCGTATCGCATTGGGACGCGCTGGCGCTAGTCTCCCGACCAGCGAGTTGCTCGACTTTCAGCTCTCGCATGCCCGGGCGCGCGACGCCGTTCATGCGCCATTTGATTCCGCGGAATTGGCCCGTCGCATCCAGCAATTGGGGATTACAACCATTTGCCTGTCGAGCGCCGCGCTGAACCGACAAGTTTTTCTCACGCGCCCCGACTTGGGACGCCAGCTCAATGATGCCAGCCGCTCGACTCTGGCCGGGGCCGCGGTTGCACTCTGTGACCAATCCGATTCGTCGCAGACGGCAACTCCGAAGGGCGTCGATCTGACGATTGTCGTTTCCGACGGTCTCTCGGCCTTGGCTGCGGAACGACAAGTGGTGCCGTTACTCGCTGCCTGGTTACCATTGCTCCGAGCCGAGCGTCGGACGATCTCGCCGGTCGTCGTGGTCGAGCGCGGGCGAGTTTTCGTGGAGGACGAGATCGGCGCTGCCTTCAGCGCGCAAGTGGCTGTTATCCTGATTGGCGAACGGCCGGGCCTTGGATCGCCGGACAGTCTCGGCGCGTATCTCGTCTATGCTCCACGACCGGGCCTATCGGATGCTCATCGCAATTGCGTTTCGAATATTCGTCCGCAAGGCCTGAGTCCTGAAAATGCTGCCCAAAAGCTGCATTATCTATTTCGCGAATCGCTGGCTCGACAGTTGAGCGGCATAGCGCTCAAAGATGAGAGCCTGGCAATCGACCGTGCGTCCCAAGACCCGCCGGTCGATGACGCTCGGTTGCTTACGGACGGCTGA
- a CDS encoding ethanolamine ammonia-lyase subunit EutB, whose amino-acid sequence MTYSLSLGKRRYHFADLKSLLAKATPARSGDVLAGVAAENAEERVAAQMLLADLPLELFLAEPVIPYEVDEVTRLIVDSHDRQAFAPIADLTVGQFRDWLLSYEVDGDRLTTLAPGLTPEMVAAVSKLMRNQDLVLVASKRRVVSRFRDTIGLPGRLSVRLQPNHPTDDARGIAASILDGLCYGCGDAVIGINPASDNMPVTIDLLKLIDELIQQHQIPTQSCVLAHVTNQIAAIERGAPVDLVFQSIAGTETANQSFGIDLKLLTEAHDAAQSLRRGTVGQNVMYFETGQGACLSAGGHHGVDQQTLEARAYAVARRFEPLLVNTVVGFIGPEYLFDGKQIIRAGLEDHFCGKLLGLPMGCDICYTNHAEADQDDMDTLLTMLGVAGCNYIMGVPGADDCMLNYQSTSFHDSHYLRQVLRLRPAPEFENWLETIGVSDGQNRLLPVGERHRLLTATKSVPTASGNGGA is encoded by the coding sequence ATGACGTACAGCCTTTCGCTTGGCAAACGACGGTACCACTTCGCCGACTTGAAGTCGCTGCTGGCCAAGGCCACACCCGCGCGCAGTGGCGACGTGCTGGCTGGTGTGGCCGCGGAAAATGCCGAGGAACGCGTCGCAGCTCAAATGCTTTTGGCCGATCTTCCGCTGGAGCTGTTCCTCGCCGAGCCCGTGATTCCGTACGAAGTCGATGAAGTCACGCGGTTGATCGTCGATAGCCACGATCGGCAGGCATTCGCTCCGATCGCTGACCTCACTGTCGGGCAGTTCCGCGATTGGCTCTTGTCCTACGAAGTCGATGGCGATCGGTTGACGACGCTCGCACCAGGCCTGACGCCCGAGATGGTCGCCGCCGTTAGCAAGCTGATGCGCAATCAGGACCTGGTCCTCGTGGCGAGCAAGCGCCGCGTCGTGTCGAGATTTCGCGATACGATCGGCCTGCCGGGCCGATTGTCGGTACGGTTGCAGCCGAATCATCCCACCGACGATGCGCGCGGCATCGCGGCGTCAATCCTGGACGGTCTATGCTACGGCTGCGGCGACGCCGTGATCGGCATCAACCCGGCCAGCGACAATATGCCGGTAACGATCGACCTTTTAAAGTTGATCGACGAGCTGATTCAGCAGCACCAGATTCCCACGCAGTCGTGCGTACTGGCTCACGTCACGAACCAAATCGCCGCGATCGAACGCGGCGCGCCGGTCGATCTGGTGTTTCAATCGATTGCCGGAACCGAGACTGCCAATCAGAGCTTCGGGATTGATCTGAAATTGTTGACCGAGGCCCACGACGCGGCGCAGAGCCTGCGACGTGGCACAGTTGGCCAAAACGTGATGTATTTCGAGACGGGCCAGGGGGCATGCCTGTCAGCCGGCGGCCATCATGGCGTCGATCAGCAAACGCTCGAAGCCCGGGCATACGCCGTGGCGCGTCGGTTCGAGCCGCTATTGGTCAATACCGTGGTCGGCTTCATTGGACCGGAATATCTTTTCGACGGAAAGCAAATCATCCGTGCCGGCCTGGAGGACCATTTCTGCGGCAAGCTGTTGGGCCTGCCCATGGGCTGTGATATTTGCTACACCAATCACGCCGAAGCTGACCAGGACGACATGGATACCCTGCTTACGATGCTGGGCGTGGCCGGGTGCAATTACATCATGGGCGTGCCGGGCGCCGATGATTGCATGTTGAATTATCAGTCGACCTCGTTTCACGATAGCCATTACTTGCGGCAAGTGCTGAGGCTGCGGCCAGCCCCGGAATTTGAAAACTGGCTCGAAACGATCGGCGTGAGCGACGGCCAAAATCGTTTGCTGCCCGTCGGCGAACGGCATCGCCTGTTAACGGCAACGAAATCGGTCCCCACGGCATCCGGGAACGGCGGAGCCTAA
- a CDS encoding amino acid permease, which yields MSQHSSSPASHTTPSDGPAHLRKTLGPVTLWGLGVGYVISGDYFGWNLGLAAGGSGGLLIAFLLMSTMAVAFVFSYTEMACAIPRAGGVFVYATRGLGTAVGFLGGTAQAIEFLFAPPAIAMAIGTYVNQWFPDFDRRHTALVAYLAFTALNMWGVRQAAAFELFVTVMAVAGIALFAGIALPHFQLANYTANAFPQGAGGILAAIPFAVWFYVAIEGVANAAEEARNPQRDVALGFGFAILTLVLLGGIVLGGSVGVGGWERAVYEDHHLSINDSGLLAIGRDATPADNPLLLAASQVISPESKLFHALVGIGLLGFIASFNGIVLVAGRALFDMGRVGFLPHVLGRAHPRTGTPVNALALNFAIGVVSIYFLDTAGLITMSALAAVTLYIISMTALFALRRHEPDLPRPYRTPFYPLLPAVAMLLATLALLMMLYGNYNLAGADNLFERWLSVWYVTILAAAMLYYYGIVRRRLTAADRAQFGRVE from the coding sequence ATGTCTCAACATTCCTCGTCGCCCGCTTCGCATACCACACCTTCCGACGGGCCGGCACATTTACGAAAGACGCTTGGACCGGTCACTCTGTGGGGTTTGGGCGTCGGTTACGTGATCTCGGGCGACTATTTTGGCTGGAATCTGGGGCTTGCCGCCGGCGGTAGCGGCGGACTGCTGATCGCCTTTCTGCTAATGAGCACGATGGCCGTCGCCTTTGTCTTCAGCTACACCGAAATGGCGTGCGCGATTCCTCGGGCGGGCGGCGTGTTCGTATACGCCACGCGTGGGTTGGGAACGGCGGTCGGCTTCCTGGGGGGAACCGCGCAGGCGATCGAGTTCCTCTTCGCCCCGCCAGCGATCGCGATGGCTATCGGTACTTACGTGAACCAATGGTTTCCCGACTTCGATCGACGACACACAGCATTGGTCGCCTATTTGGCCTTCACTGCTCTGAACATGTGGGGCGTGCGTCAGGCAGCAGCGTTCGAGCTGTTTGTCACCGTGATGGCCGTGGCCGGAATCGCGTTATTCGCCGGCATCGCCCTGCCCCATTTCCAGTTAGCGAACTACACCGCCAACGCGTTTCCGCAGGGCGCAGGAGGCATCCTGGCCGCGATTCCCTTCGCTGTGTGGTTTTATGTCGCGATCGAAGGTGTCGCCAATGCCGCCGAAGAAGCTCGCAATCCGCAGCGCGACGTTGCATTGGGCTTCGGCTTCGCAATTCTGACACTCGTGTTGCTGGGAGGAATTGTCCTGGGCGGGAGCGTGGGCGTTGGGGGTTGGGAGCGCGCCGTTTATGAAGATCATCATCTCAGCATCAATGACAGTGGCCTTCTCGCAATCGGCAGGGATGCCACGCCCGCCGATAACCCGCTGCTGCTGGCGGCCTCACAGGTCATCTCGCCCGAGTCGAAGTTATTTCACGCACTGGTGGGCATTGGCCTGTTGGGATTTATTGCCTCGTTCAACGGCATCGTGCTGGTCGCAGGCCGAGCACTGTTCGACATGGGTCGCGTCGGCTTTCTGCCGCATGTATTGGGCAGGGCGCATCCGCGGACCGGCACGCCTGTCAATGCGCTGGCTTTGAACTTTGCGATTGGCGTCGTGTCGATCTATTTTCTCGACACCGCCGGCTTGATCACGATGAGCGCGCTCGCCGCCGTGACACTCTATATCATTTCGATGACGGCGCTCTTTGCACTGCGGCGGCACGAGCCCGATTTGCCGCGCCCTTATCGGACGCCGTTTTATCCATTGCTGCCGGCGGTCGCCATGCTGCTTGCCACGTTAGCCCTGCTAATGATGCTCTACGGCAATTACAATCTGGCAGGCGCCGATAATCTGTTCGAGCGTTGGCTTAGCGTCTGGTACGTAACGATCCTGGCGGCAGCGATGCTCTATTACTACGGGATCGTTCGCAGGCGTTTAACCGCTGCCGATAGGGCGCAGTTTGGGCGCGTCGAGTGA
- a CDS encoding pentapeptide repeat-containing protein — MSFLFSVCALRCTAVLAGSVALASGLVFLGNTARADIYDLQTGQPIAGTAGIAPGPGIDLSNWNSAGHELPYANFGNGGAGGLDLTAAKFDGSWLDGASFYGSLVPTASFINARLTAADFSFADASGADFSRADLSGAAFDYTTLMGSNLTGATITGANFSHSDISAAQLYATANYSVHDLHGLDLTAANLGGANLSDQDLSNSTFRFATLTGADLSGAVVQGANFDASNLAIAQLTSTASYQSHDLRGISLAGINLNGISFAAQDLAGASLALASLRAADFTGANLTGARIQEADLRNVNITASQMYSTLDYQNHDLYRTQFGGDNLQGWNLSGQNLIGADFTGATVKGVDFTNANLTTAGLDSLDMSNVNLTGASVRAADFSNSLLTAQQFYGTTTYQNGDLGNINFTNDDLSGWDFRGTILSTATLTGATLVGTNLSAQNFANVAFPGVNFSGAILESVNFQGANLSGEKLVAADARQARFNNANLNDADLHQATLQSASIQGANLTSADLHLANLQNANLQGANLVGANLSQANLIVANFTGASLADANMTGATVSGTHFSGALGVTAQQIYSTASYQSKDMSYVDFRGNDLSGWSFAGQTLTQADLRTALMTNVNFSNANLSSALLNGATLAGANFAAANITGSTTAFVPRLTDFSNAVGFTKEQLYSTTSYQNHDLSLIRFSALDLSGWNLAGQKLAGSDLSQANLAAADLSGANIANAELGLTNLTNVQLYSTASYQQRALTAIGLSGDNLTNWNLTNQDLTSANLGNANLTGANLQGAVVHSANFSGSNVTAEQFYSTANYQNHDLTGIQFWGSNLSNWTLTGQDLVTTNFQNALLSGVDFTNSTIAYNPFVSQFLRSGAIFDGSTGFTQQQLYSTGSYQSGNLQGVSLGDLNLSGWNFTGQSLVSANLAGANLSGANFADADLTLARLPYSWQNEALLHNTIMPNGTIGVLALGPGESLAINNTPVPYFAGPFDVEVQQALTMDPTSSLRMLLWSPELTRRIYVDFGVHAQLAGTLDLEFVSGVGPASMVGQSFQLFAWNGALAAGQHFDRIETTPGYVWDTSQLYTTGFVTLTAVPEPGSLLLASLACAGVGMAHARQRVSKKIASATVS; from the coding sequence ATGTCGTTCTTATTCTCCGTCTGCGCATTGCGCTGCACGGCCGTTCTGGCCGGTAGCGTGGCTCTGGCGTCCGGACTTGTTTTCTTGGGCAATACCGCGCGTGCCGACATTTATGACCTGCAGACTGGACAGCCGATAGCCGGTACGGCCGGCATTGCACCTGGTCCGGGCATAGATTTGTCGAATTGGAATTCGGCGGGGCACGAACTGCCGTATGCGAATTTCGGCAACGGCGGCGCAGGCGGACTTGACCTGACCGCGGCCAAGTTCGATGGCAGTTGGTTGGACGGAGCGAGTTTTTACGGGTCCCTCGTGCCGACGGCTAGTTTCATAAATGCTCGACTGACCGCCGCGGACTTTAGCTTTGCTGATGCCAGCGGTGCAGACTTTTCACGAGCTGACCTCAGCGGAGCGGCCTTCGACTACACGACGTTGATGGGGTCCAATCTTACCGGTGCCACGATTACGGGGGCCAATTTCTCACATTCCGACATTTCGGCAGCCCAACTATATGCGACTGCGAATTACTCGGTCCATGACTTGCACGGACTCGATCTCACGGCTGCAAATCTGGGTGGTGCTAATTTATCCGACCAGGATTTAAGCAATTCGACGTTTCGCTTTGCGACATTAACCGGTGCCGACCTGTCAGGCGCTGTCGTCCAAGGAGCAAATTTCGACGCTAGCAACCTCGCGATTGCCCAGCTCACGTCGACGGCCAGCTACCAGAGTCACGACTTGCGTGGCATCTCCTTAGCTGGCATCAACCTCAACGGGATTAGCTTTGCAGCGCAGGATCTGGCCGGCGCTTCGCTCGCACTGGCCTCGCTCCGCGCGGCTGACTTTACGGGCGCGAACCTTACGGGTGCCCGCATTCAAGAAGCCGATCTTCGTAACGTCAATATCACCGCCTCCCAGATGTACTCCACGCTCGACTACCAGAATCATGACCTCTACCGCACGCAATTCGGCGGAGACAACCTACAAGGCTGGAATCTATCGGGGCAGAATCTTATCGGCGCTGATTTCACAGGCGCTACGGTGAAGGGTGTCGACTTTACGAATGCCAATTTGACAACCGCGGGACTGGACTCGCTGGATATGTCCAACGTAAATCTAACGGGGGCGAGCGTGCGTGCGGCAGACTTCAGCAACTCATTACTAACGGCTCAGCAATTTTACGGGACGACAACCTATCAAAATGGCGATCTAGGCAACATCAATTTTACAAATGACGATCTCAGTGGCTGGGACTTTCGCGGCACAATTCTCTCGACAGCCACGCTGACGGGGGCAACGCTCGTCGGCACCAATCTGTCGGCACAGAACTTCGCGAACGTGGCGTTTCCGGGCGTGAACTTTAGCGGCGCCATTCTGGAAAGCGTTAATTTCCAGGGGGCGAATCTCTCTGGGGAAAAACTAGTTGCCGCTGATGCACGTCAGGCGAGATTTAACAACGCCAACCTAAATGATGCTGACCTGCACCAGGCGACCTTGCAGAGTGCGAGCATTCAAGGCGCCAACCTGACTAGCGCCGACTTGCACCTGGCGAACTTGCAAAACGCTAATCTTCAAGGCGCCAACCTGGTCGGCGCGAATCTCTCCCAGGCAAATCTGATAGTTGCGAACTTCACGGGGGCCTCGCTGGCTGACGCCAACATGACGGGCGCCACGGTCAGCGGCACACATTTCAGCGGCGCTCTCGGCGTCACCGCTCAACAGATTTACTCAACTGCTAGCTATCAGAGCAAGGATATGTCATACGTCGATTTCCGTGGTAACGATCTTTCCGGCTGGAGCTTTGCGGGCCAGACCTTGACGCAAGCCGATCTACGCACAGCGCTGATGACGAACGTGAACTTCTCAAATGCCAATCTCTCCAGTGCGCTGCTGAATGGCGCCACGCTGGCGGGCGCAAACTTCGCCGCCGCAAACATCACGGGATCCACGACTGCCTTCGTCCCACGGCTCACCGATTTTTCAAACGCCGTTGGCTTCACGAAGGAACAACTCTATTCAACCACCAGTTATCAGAATCATGACCTGTCGTTAATTCGTTTTAGCGCGCTAGATCTCTCGGGATGGAACCTGGCGGGGCAAAAACTCGCCGGATCAGATCTGTCGCAGGCAAATCTTGCCGCCGCCGACCTCTCGGGCGCGAACATCGCCAATGCTGAACTGGGATTAACTAACCTCACAAATGTCCAACTCTATTCGACCGCCAGCTATCAGCAGAGAGCACTAACTGCTATTGGCCTCTCCGGCGACAATCTCACAAACTGGAATTTGACGAATCAAGATCTGACGAGTGCGAATTTAGGCAATGCCAATTTGACCGGCGCCAACCTGCAAGGAGCCGTCGTTCATTCCGCAAATTTTTCTGGTTCGAACGTCACAGCGGAACAGTTCTATTCGACAGCCAACTACCAAAACCACGACCTGACCGGTATCCAATTCTGGGGAAGTAATCTCAGCAATTGGACTTTGACGGGGCAAGATCTGGTGACGACGAATTTCCAGAACGCTCTGCTCTCCGGTGTCGACTTTACGAATTCAACCATTGCGTACAATCCGTTTGTGTCACAGTTTCTTAGGTCCGGCGCGATTTTTGACGGTTCGACGGGGTTCACACAGCAGCAGTTGTATTCGACCGGCAGTTACCAGAGCGGGAACCTACAGGGGGTCAGTCTGGGCGATTTGAATTTGAGCGGTTGGAATTTTACGGGACAAAGTCTCGTCTCTGCGAACCTCGCTGGCGCAAATCTGAGCGGGGCAAACTTCGCCGATGCAGATCTGACTCTGGCTCGGTTGCCTTACTCGTGGCAGAACGAGGCGCTTCTTCATAATACGATCATGCCCAACGGTACGATTGGTGTTCTTGCGCTCGGGCCTGGGGAATCTCTTGCCATCAATAACACGCCAGTTCCGTACTTTGCGGGTCCCTTTGACGTTGAGGTCCAACAAGCTTTGACGATGGATCCGACAAGTTCGCTGCGCATGTTGCTGTGGAGTCCCGAATTAACCAGACGTATTTATGTTGACTTCGGGGTTCATGCACAACTGGCGGGAACGCTCGACCTTGAGTTCGTATCGGGAGTCGGCCCTGCTTCGATGGTCGGCCAGTCGTTTCAGCTTTTCGCTTGGAATGGTGCCTTGGCGGCAGGGCAGCATTTTGATCGCATTGAAACGACTCCCGGCTATGTCTGGGACACCAGCCAGTTGTACACGACCGGCTTCGTGACGCTGACCGCGGTGCCTGAGCCGGGAAGCTTGTTGTTGGCGAGCTTGGCCTGCGCGGGTGTCGGGATGGCTCACGCGCGCCAGCGCGTTTCCAAGAAGATCGCGAGCGCCACGGTCAGCTGA
- a CDS encoding sigma-70 family RNA polymerase sigma factor, with amino-acid sequence MRKPVQKSVVRRNSAPAKSAPAKHSRAGSPQRPVRQVRPDRPLVGAESNEGLPEDPELAIEVDDDLEAAEDPASADAEAETEEFGEVSFDTGSEDRIDDPIRIYLMQMGEIPLLTRDEEISAAKQIEFTRTRFRDNMLASDFVLQGAVTLLKKVRDGELRLDRTVEVSVTDAAEKKQILSLLTPNLGTLDHLLRQNVRDFRIAISKRQPRAQRKAAWRRLVLRRRKAVRLVEELNLRTQRLQPVMDKLIEVSQRMGTLVDQLRGLRQHGAPDEAVKRLRDELHYLMRITLDSPATLARRIHNTLEYQSRYDAAKRVLSAGNLRLVVSIAKRYRNRGLSFLDLIQEGNTGLMRAVDKFEHARGYKFSTYATWWIRQAITRAIADQSRTIRMPVHMIETMSRVRMVARDLVQRTGREPSVEEVAAAAKLTLEEAACVLKMTRHPLSLDQPVGDHDDSFFGEFVEDHRNDDPLAEMSQQALKQRIAMVLEELNYREREILRLRYGLADGYSYTLEEVGQIFSVTRERVRQIEAKAVRKLQHPMRSKALNGFVDEVESA; translated from the coding sequence TTGCGTAAGCCCGTCCAGAAATCCGTCGTGCGTCGCAATTCTGCTCCGGCAAAATCCGCTCCGGCAAAACACAGCCGAGCGGGTTCGCCGCAACGGCCTGTTCGTCAGGTACGTCCCGACCGCCCTCTGGTGGGCGCCGAAAGTAACGAGGGATTGCCCGAGGATCCGGAACTGGCCATTGAAGTCGACGACGATTTGGAAGCGGCCGAAGATCCGGCCTCGGCCGACGCCGAAGCCGAGACCGAGGAGTTTGGCGAGGTCAGCTTTGATACCGGCTCGGAAGACCGGATCGACGACCCCATTCGCATCTACCTGATGCAAATGGGCGAAATTCCGCTGCTGACGCGCGACGAGGAGATCTCGGCAGCCAAGCAGATCGAGTTCACCCGCACCCGCTTTCGCGACAACATGCTGGCCAGCGACTTCGTGCTGCAAGGTGCGGTCACTCTGCTGAAGAAGGTTCGCGACGGCGAATTGCGTCTCGACCGCACAGTCGAAGTTTCGGTGACCGACGCCGCCGAAAAGAAGCAAATCCTGTCCCTGCTGACTCCGAATCTCGGCACACTCGATCACCTGCTGCGACAAAACGTGCGCGATTTCCGGATCGCGATCTCGAAGCGCCAGCCCCGAGCACAACGTAAGGCCGCCTGGCGTCGCCTGGTGCTGCGTCGCCGCAAAGCGGTGCGCCTGGTCGAAGAGTTGAACCTGCGCACGCAGCGGCTCCAGCCGGTGATGGACAAGCTGATCGAAGTCTCGCAACGAATGGGGACGCTGGTCGATCAGCTTCGCGGGTTACGGCAGCACGGCGCCCCGGACGAAGCCGTTAAGCGGCTGCGCGACGAGCTGCATTACCTGATGCGAATCACGCTCGATAGCCCCGCCACGCTGGCTCGCCGGATTCACAACACCCTCGAGTACCAGTCGCGATACGACGCCGCGAAGCGCGTCCTGTCGGCCGGCAACCTCCGACTGGTGGTGTCGATCGCCAAACGCTACCGCAACCGCGGCCTGAGCTTCCTGGATTTGATTCAGGAAGGGAACACGGGCTTGATGCGGGCTGTCGACAAGTTCGAGCACGCCCGTGGCTATAAGTTTTCGACTTATGCCACGTGGTGGATTCGCCAGGCGATCACCCGCGCGATCGCCGACCAAAGCCGCACGATCCGCATGCCGGTACACATGATCGAGACAATGAGCCGGGTCCGCATGGTGGCCCGCGACCTGGTGCAACGCACCGGACGTGAACCGTCGGTCGAGGAAGTCGCGGCCGCGGCCAAGTTGACGCTGGAAGAAGCGGCATGTGTTCTGAAAATGACCCGCCATCCCCTGTCGCTCGACCAGCCGGTCGGCGACCACGACGACAGCTTCTTTGGAGAATTCGTGGAAGATCACCGCAACGACGATCCGCTGGCCGAAATGAGCCAGCAAGCCCTGAAGCAGCGGATCGCCATGGTTTTGGAAGAGCTGAACTATCGCGAGCGTGAGATTCTACGTCTGCGATACGGCCTGGCCGACGGCTACTCATACACGCTGGAAGAAGTCGGCCAGATCTTCTCCGTAACCCGCGAGCGCGTCCGCCAGATCGAGGCCAAGGCCGTCCGCAAGCTGCAGCACCCGATGCGATCGAAGGCGCTCAACGGCTTTGTCGACGAAGTGGAGAGCGCGTAG